In a genomic window of Meleagris gallopavo isolate NT-WF06-2002-E0010 breed Aviagen turkey brand Nicholas breeding stock chromosome 1, Turkey_5.1, whole genome shotgun sequence:
- the SHISA2 gene encoding protein shisa-2 homolog: CVGHRSALLLGVPGWRHLLNVGLWPTGGLAVGWRGRLARIPIAHLLLAVAVPIYVPFLIVGSVFVAFIILGSLVAACCCRCLRPKQEPQQSHAPAGSRLMETIPMIASTGTSRGSSSRQSSTAASSSSSANSGARAPPTRSQTNCCLPEGTMNNVYVNMPTNFSVLNCQQATQIVPHQGQFLHPPYVGYAVPHDAVPLAPVPQFLDGLQGGYRQIQSPYPHAGGEQKMYPAVTV; this comes from the coding sequence TGTGTGGGGCAtcgctctgctctcctgctgggTGTTCCTGGTTGGAGACACCTCCTGAATGTTGGGCTGTGGCCCACGGGCGGTttggcagtgggatggaggggCCGTCTTGCTCGCATCCCCATCGCCCACCTTCTCCTTGCCGTTGCAGTGCCCATCTACGTGCCGTTCCTCATTGTCGGCTCCGTCTTCGTCGCCTTCATCATCCTGGGCTCGCTGGTGGCCGCCTGCTGCTGCCGCTGCCTGCGGCCCAAGCAGGAACCCCAGCAGAGCCACGCTCCCGCCGGCTCCCGCCTGATGGAGACTATCCCCATGATTGCCAGCACAGGCACATCACGCGGCTCCTCCTCGCGCCAGTCCAGCACTGCcgccagctccagctccagcgCCAATTCGGGAGCCCGCGCCCCCCCGACCCGCTCGCAGACCAACTGCTGCCTGCCCGAGGGCACCATGAACAACGTCTACGTCAACATGCCCACCAATTTCTCGGTGCTCAACTGCCAGCAGGCCACCCAAATCGTGCCACACCAGGGCCAGTTCCTGCACCCGCCTTACGTGGGCTATGCTGTCCCGCACGATGCGGTGCCGCTCGCCCCTGTGCCCCAGTTCCTGGACGGGCTGCAGGGCGGCTACCGGCAGATCCAGTCTCCGTACCCACATGCCGGCGGAGAGCAGAAGATGTACCCGGCGGTCACCGTGTAG